In Luteimonas viscosa, the genomic window GCGTGCGAGCGTTCGAACTGCTCCTCCTCGGTCGAGCCCTTGAGCGCGGTGACGCTGGAGCTGCCGCCCTGGATCACCGTGGTCACGTCGTCGAAGTAGCCGGCGCCGACTTCCTGCTGGTGCGAGACGAAGGTGTAGCCCTTGTCGCGCGCGGCAAACTCGGGTTCCTGCACCTGCTCGACGTAGTGGCGCATGCCCTCGCCGCGCGCGTAGTCGTGCGCGAAGCGGAAGGTGTTGAACCAGTTGATGTGGATGCCGGCCAGGGTGATGAACTGGTACTTGTAGCCCAGCGCCGAGAGTTCGTCCTGGAAGGAAGCGATCTGGCGGTCGTCGAGGTTTTTCTTCCAGTTGAAGCTGGGCGAGCAGTTGTAGCTCAGCAGCTTGCCCGGATGCTTGGCATGCACCGCCTGCGCGAACTCGCGGGCGAAGCCGATGTCGGGCGTGCCGGTCTCGCACCACACCAGGTCGGCGTACGGCGCGTAGGCCACGCCGCGGCTGATCGCCTGCTCCAGGCCGTTCTTCACCTTGTAGAAGCCCTCGGCGGTGCGGGTTCCGGTGACGAACGGACGGTCGTTGGCGTCGAAGTCCGAGGTCAGCAGGGTCGCGGCCTCGGCGTCGGTGCGCGCCAGCACCACGGTCGGCACGCCGAGCACGTCGGCCGCCAGTCGCGCCGACACCAGCTTCTGGATCGCCTCCTGGGTGGGCACCAGCACCTTGCCGCCCATGTGCCCGCACTTCTTCACCGCCGCCAGCTGGTCCTCGAAGTGCACCGCCGCCGCGCCGGCGCCGATCATGTTCTTCATCAGTTCGAAGGCATTGAGCACGCCGCCGAAGCCGGCCTCGCCGTCGGCGACGATCGGCAGGAAGAAGTCGATCGCATCCTCCTCCTTCATCTTCCCGTCGCAGATCGCCTTCCACTGGATTTCGTCGGCGCGCTGGAAGGTGTTGTTGATCCGCCGCACCATCGTCGGCACCGAGTCGTAGGCGTACAGCGACTGGTCCGGATACATGGTCTCCGACGTGTTGCCGTCGGCGGCCACCTGCCAGCCCGACAGGTACACCGCCTCCAGCCCGGCCTTGGCCTGCTGCATCGCCTGGCCGGCGCTGATCGCGCCGAAGGCGTTGACGTAGCCCTTCTTCGCGCCGCCGTTGACCAGCGTCCACAGCTTCTCGGCGCCGCGTCTGGCGAGCGTGTGCTCCGGCTGCAGGCTGCCGCGCAGGCGCACCACGTCGCCGGCCGAGTACGGGCGTTCGATGCCGGCCCAGCGCGGGTCGGTGTTCCATTGCTGCTGTAGCTCGGTGATCTGTTGCTTCTGCGTGGACATGGGGATCTCCGGTGGAGCAGTGATTCGTGGATTGGTGATTGGTGATTCGGAAGAGCGGAGGGCTGGCGTTCGCGGCGGGATCGGCTTTTCCAATCACCAGTCACGAATCACCCTCACCGCTCCTCAGATCCGCTCGTAAGCCGGCAGCGTCAGGAACTCCTCGAGCGTGGCGCGATGGGTCAGTTCCTCAAGCAGCGCGATCGCCTCCTGCACGCGGCCGGCGCCCGGAATCGGCTGGCCAGCCAGGCGCGAGGGCAGGTTGAGCAGCACGCGGTCGAACAGCGCCTCGTCGATCACGGTGCCGTCGTGCAGGTGCAGCGGGGTGTTGCCGCCATCGGCCGCATGCAGCCACTGCCACAGCTGGGTGCGCGCGATCTCGGCGGTGGCGGCATCCTCCATCAGCCAGTGGATCGGCACGCAGCCGTTGCCGTCGAGCCACGCGGCGAGGTAGCGCACGCAGACCTCGACGTTGTTCTCGAAGCCGATGCGGGTGATCGTGCCCAGCGACGGCACCAGCAGGTCGCGGCCGGTGACGATCACCTCCTCGCGCCCCAGGTGCTGCTGGTGCGGGCCGGGCATGCGCTCGTCGAACACCTCCCGCGCCAGCGGGATCAACGCCGGGTGCGCGACCCAGGTGCCGTCGTGGCCGGCGGTCACCTCGCGCAGCTTGTCCGCGCGCACCCGCGCCAGCGCCTGTTCGTTGGCTTCCTCGTCGTTGCCGATCGGGATCTGCGCTGCCATGCCGCCCATCGCGTGCGCGCCGCGGCGATGGCAGGTCTGGATCAGCAGTTCCGAGTACGACTTGAGGAAGGGCTGGGTCATCGTCACCTGGCTGCGCTCTGGCAGGACCCGGTCGCGGTGCGCACGCAGGGTCTTGATGTAGGAAAAGATGTAGTCCCAGCGCCCGCAGTTGAGGCCGACGATGCGCCCGCGCAGGGCGTGCAGGATCTCGTCCATCTCGAATGCAGCCGGCAGGGTCTCGATCAGCACCGTGACCTTCATCTGCCCTTGCGGCAGGCCGAGCTCATGCTCGATGTGCGTCAACACCTCGTTCCACAGCGCCGCCTCTTCCATCGACTGCAGCTTGGGCAGGTAGAAGTACGGGCCGCGGTCCTTCGCCGCCAGCGCCGTGGCGTTGAGCCAGGCGAACAGGCCGAGGTCGAACAGGGCGGCGGACATGCGCTGGCCCCGTCCTCCCTGGTCGGGGCCGGCGTCCACCAGCACGTGCTTCTCGTCCAGGTGCCAGCCGCGCGGGCGCACGATCAGCACTGCGCGCTCGTCCTCGGGGCGCAGCGCGTAGCGCTTGCCGTTGTCGGCGGTGAATTCGAGCGTGCCGGCGATCGCCGCGCGCAGCGCACGCTGGCCGGCGACGAGGTTGTCCCAGGTCGGCGCGGTCGAATCCTCGAAGTCGGCCATGTAGCAGTTCGCGCCCGAGTTCAGCGCGTTGATCACCATCTTCGGGTCGACCGGCCCGGTGATCTCGACCCGGCGGTCGAGCAGTGCCGCCGGCACCGGCGCCACGCGCCAGTTGCCGTCGCGGATCGCGCGGGTGTCCTCGCGGAAATCCGGCAGGGCGCCGGCGTCGAATCCCGCCTGGCGACGGCGGCGTTCCGCGAGGCATGCCTGCCGCGCCGGTTCGAACCTGCGGTGGAGCTCGGCCAGGAAGGCCTGCGCGCCGTCGTCGAGCAGGTCGGCGACAGCGGCGGGATCGGACAGTTCGATGCCGGGGGCGATCCGGGAGGGCTTCAGGACGGCGGACATGGCGGGCTCCATTGGATGTTGCAGTGCAGCGCCACCATCCGCCCGACCCAATTATTTGACAAGACAGTTTTTACAATGTAATTCATAAGTTTTACAAATACGTTAGCCGAATCAATGCCTTCCAACGGCAATGCACCCCCGCGATTCGCCTACAAGGCCGACCGGCTCAAGCCGTTGCGCGCCTTTTGCCAGACCGTCCGGCTGGGCTCGGTGTCGCGCGCGGCCGAGGCGCTGTACGTCAGCCAGCCTGCGGTAACCCTGCAACTGCAGGCGCTGGAGCGGGAACTGGGCGAGAAGCTGTTCGAGCGCAGCGGCCGGCGGTTGGCGCCGACCCGCGCCGGGGAGGCGCTGTACGAACTGGCGCGGCCGCTGGTGGACGGCATCGACACCCTGCCCACCGCGTTCCGCAGCCAGCTCAAGGGCATGGACGCGGGCGAGCTCAACATCGCCGCCAACAGCTCGACCATCCTCTACCTGCTGCCGCGGATCGTGGAGCGCTTCCGCCAGCACCACGCCGACGTGCGCCTGAGCCTGCACAACACCGTCAGCGCCGACGGTACCGACCTGCTGCGCGCGGACGCGGTGGACCTGGTGGTCGGCTCGATGCACGACGTGCCGGCGGACCTGGTGTACGAACCGCTGCACCGCTTCGAGCAGCGGCTGGTGCTGCCGCCGGGACATCCGCTGGCGGACAAGGCCGACCTGACCCTGGCCGACATCGGCCGCTACGGCCTGATCCTGCCGCCCAAGCGGCAGATCACCTGGCGCCTGGTCGACCTGGTGTTCCAGCAGAACCGCGTGCCCTACACGGTCGCGCTCGAGGTCGGCGGCTGGGAGGTGATCAAGCAGTACGTGGCGATGGGCATGGGCATCAGCATCCTGTCCTCGATCTGCCTGACCGAGGCCGACCGCGGCCGCCTCGTCACCCGCCCGCTCGACGCCTTCTTCCCCGCCCGAAGCTACGGCGTGGTGATGCGCAAGGGCAAGCTGCCGTCACCGCAGGCGCGCGCCTTCATGGACCTGATCCAGCCCGACCTGTTCGTGCGCCGCGACTACTACGACAGCGGGCATTCGGAGCGCTGAGGGCGCGCCCCCCTATTTACTTTTGCCGCGCAGCGGGCGGAAGATGCCGCCGCACCGGCTGCATGCCGAGGGGGCTCGGGCCCGGACGGTGCGGGGACTGTTCCATGCCCGACGGGAGCGGGCGTCCGATGAATATCCGTCTGTTGGCATCCATCGTGCTGCTGTGCGGCGCGCTGCCCGCGATCGCGGCCAAACCCACCCTGCCGGCCACTCCGATCCGGACCTCGCAACCGGCCGAGATCATTCTCGTCCAGCAGGAGCTTGCGGCCGAGGTTCCGGGGACCGCGGACGCGGTCGGCATGCAGTTCGGCCTGATTGGCGCCCTGGTCGGGACCGCGGTCAGCAACGCCCAGGTGAAGAATGCCGAGGAGCGCGTCGGCGAGCTGCGCAACGTTCTGCTCGACTACCCCTTCAATGCGCGCATGGAAGAAACCCTGCAGCGCAAGCTCGCCGAGCACGCGATCCTCGGCGACCAGGGCATCACCGTGTTGCATGCGACCTGGGACGGCGACAGCGCAAGCATGGCCAATCCCGTCGAGGATGCGCTGGTGCTGGTACCGGGCTACGCGATCCTCAGCAGCTTCGAACAACTGTCGGTGAAAGTGGCGCTCAGCCACGTGCAGCGCACGGCACGCGCGGGGAAGAAGCCGAAGCAGAAGATCCTGTTCACGCGTAACTACGCCTTCAACTTTCCACTGTCGACCCTCGCGGGCGACGGCGCCGACGAGAGTGCCGCGCGCTGGGTGGCATTCGGCCGCCAGCCGCTGGAGGCGCTGCTCGATACCGGCATCGACCAGGTCACCGACATGCTGGTGTACGACCTGTCGACCGAGGGCCGCGACGAGGCCGAACAACCGATCCGCGGCATGAGCGGCACGGTGGGCGGCCAGGAGTTCAAGGGACGCGTCGTCCGCGAGGGCGACCGCTGGCTGTGGTTGCGCTCCGGACCCGGTGCCCTGCGAACGCTGACCGGGCAACATCCGGTCGATGAAACCATCGTGGCCGCGATGCCGGTTGCCGCCGCGCCTGCCTCACCTGCGGAGGTCGGGAGCGACACACCTGCCCCTGCAAGGGACCCGGCACCGGACGACGTGGCACCGCCTCCCGCAGAGCAACCGCGCGCTGGCGAGGATATCGGCGAGACCGTCCCGGTATCTGCAGAGGAAGACGCCACGATCGATCCGGTCATGGACACGCCAGCCGAAACCCCGGACGAACCCGGGCAGTGATCTCGGCCCGGATTGCCTCTGCACGATGCGCGAACGGCTTGGCGCTCGGCCTGCTCGCCGGCTGCAGCAGCGTTCCGCTGGAGCGCAGCGCCATGCAGCCTGCGCAGCTGCTTCCCCTCGCCACGCTCGCGCCACCGGTTTGCGCGTACCGACTCGATGCCGTCAGCGACCGGCGTGCGGCCGGCACCGCTGCGGGAAGCCTCGGCGCACACGCCTTCTCGCTCGACGACGCGGCGGACCTCGTCCGGCAGCGACTGATGGCGAATGGCTTCAGGGACGACCCGGCCCTGCCCGCGCTCTCGCTGGAGATCCGGCAGCTGTACATCGCGGCGAACCAGTCCTCGAAAGTGCCCGTCGCGGTCTACCGCGTCTCCGTCGATGGCGGACCGCCCACCATCCTGCGCTCGCACGCGGCATCGGTGAACTGGAACGGGACCGAGGCCGAGAGCCAGCGCGCCATCGCACGCGCGCTGGACGACGTGGATCTGCAGCTGCGGCAGATGCTCGACGCACGCTGTGGATCGCGGCACGCTGCGGACTGATCCGTCCTGTCCGGCAGTCGGGCGCAGGCGACGACGGCGGCTGCGGATATCCGTAGCATCCGGGGCCGGAAGAATCGATCTTCGAACGACGTGGCGCCTAGAGGCGCATGGCCGCCTGCGTCGACACGAGAGGATGATTCAGCGCGGCATTTCCAGTGGCGCAGGCGCGCGCCCGTGCACTTCGTTGCGTGTCTGGTCTTCTTCCCGCAACCGCGCCTGTCCTGCCGCAAGCCAGGCCTGCCCTGCTTCGCCGTGGAGGAAGTCGCGCGACAGCAGGCCGATGGCGGGACCATCATCGCGTTGCGCCGCCTGCAGCAGGCGGTCGACCATCGCGCGCTGGTCGATGGAGGTCGACTGGCCTGCTTCGAGTCCCGGGACGGGCGCGATCGCCACCCGTTGCCACGCCAGTCCCGCGGCGAGGGCCTCGTTGCGCGGCTCGGCATCGCGGCAGTCGATCCGGCACAACGGCGGCGGCGCCAGTTCTTCCTGGTGCACGCGCGTGCCGTCGCGGTCGAACTCGGAGGTCCGATAGAAGAACTGGTGCTGTTCGGAGCGGTGGATCACGTTGAGCGCCGGCTCCACCGGTTCCGGGCGCTTGACCAGGAACGGCTGGTCGCTGAGCGCGTTGAGGTAGTCGATCATCAGGTTGCCGCTGCGGATCGAGAGACCGTTCTGCTGGTAGCCGCCGCCGATGTCGCTGTGCGCGCCGGCGACGAGGACGTTGAGGAAACGGCCGTCGAAGGTGGTGCCCATGTCGGTGATCCGCGTGCCCTGGAACAGGTTGCGGCGCTCGTCGTCGGCGGTGATCTGGAATCCGGACACGACCGACGCCGCGGGCCGACGGTCGTGGTCGCGCGGCACGCCGGTACCGACCGGGTCGAACAGGCCGATGGCCTGCACGACCGTGCCGGGTTCGCGCAGAGGTGGCTTCGTGAATTCCACGCGGTCGATCAGGCCATCGCGTCCACGGACCACCTTGGCGCCTTCCGGGTCCTGGATTCCGCGCTCCTCGACCAGTCGGGTGAAGCCCGCGGCCTGTTCGGCGCCGCGGCTGAAGCCGATGGAGGCGAGGCGGATGTCGGCATCTGGGTTCTTTTCGATCCAGCGGGCGGCTTCGGTGAGGAACTGGAGGTACATCTCCTCCAGCCGCGCCGTGTAGGTACGACCCGAAATCAGGTCACGCGTGCCCGCCAGGCCGCCCTGGGTGCCGACGCCCTCGACATAGCCCGCACGGATGCTGTCGACTCCCTGGCGGCGGAGGTCGTTCGCCTGCCGATAGATATGCGCGACGTTGGTATGGTTCTCCGGAGCATCCTTGAACATGCTGTTTCCGGTTCCATCGAACGCGGCAAGAAAAAGCCTGTCCGTCGGCGACTCGCGCTTCAACAGAACCGGCGCAGCGAAGGATGAAAGATCCTCGCTCGCGCGCCGGAAGCTAGCCATGTCGTCGGCTGTCGCCTGGATCGTGGCGACGCCATCAGGATGCCTTTGCCCACCCATCGTCGACCTCCTTGTCGATCCGGATCAATAGGTTCGACTCCACGCCAGGAGCAGCTCATCTCGATGGCCGCTATGCGGATTCCCCGATTGCTGGAGCGCTTTAGTCGGGATGAACGCGCGCATGTAGACGTTGATGGTGCGGTCGTTCACCTCGAGCACAATCTCGGGATTCAGGATGGACACGCCTTCCCGGACATCTTCACGCGGCACGTCGTGGAGGATCAGCTGGTCCCTGAAAATCTCGCCGATATCGACCTCGGCCTCGTGCGAGGTCCCGTCCTTCGAGCGCCACCGTACCTGCGCCGGCGGCGGAAAGTTGAGGATTCCAAGATATCCGCCCCCCAGATTGTCCGGGTAGCGATCTCCCAGGGATTCGGAGGACAAGGCCAGCTCGCCGTCCGGGTCCGCGGTGTGGTCGAATCCGTTGTAACGGACACGACAGCCATAGGTCGAATAGCAGAACGCCCCGAAGTTATGCTGCACGAACTTCAACGGCCAGTCGGCAACGGTGTTGTCCGGCCGCGCGGGTTCTTCGGGTGGCACGTCCTGTGTCGTCATCGCCATGCCCTGGCATCCTGTGGTCGCCAACGATGCGGCCATCACGGCCGCCGCGATCGGGTGGAGCGGGCGGCGCGCCTTGCGCCGCGGGGCGGGTTGCCCGTCCATGCGAACCTCCGTTGTCCTCCCGCGGCGCGACGGCCGGCGGGCTCCTTCCTGCACCGTAGCGCAGGCCCCGGCGGGATTCAATCCACCGGTCCGACCGGGCCCGGCCGGTGGTCGCGCGACCGCGCCGGTCGCGCTGCACTCACGGCGTCGGCAGCGCCTCTTCCGGCCAGATCGCCACGTGCGGCACGCCGTCGGCGCCGATCCAGCCGCGATACATGCCCGGGCTGTTGAACGGGAAGGCGACGTTGCCATCGGCGCCGAGCGCGATCGCGCCGCCGTCGCCGCCCGCCGCAGGAATGTCCTCGTTGATCACCGCATCGGCCGCGCGCCGCAGCGGCGTGCCGGTCAGGCGCACGCGTGCGCAGATCTCGTGCGCCGCGGCGGCGCGGATGTAGAACTCGCCCCAGCCGGTGCCCGACACCGCGCAGCGCGCGTCGGCCCACGTCCCCGCGCCGATGATCGGCGCGTCGCCGACGCGGCCGTAACGCTTGTTGGTCATGCCACCGGTCGAGGTGCCTGCGGCGAGGTGGCCCTGCGCATCGAGCGCGAGCGCACCGACGGTGCCGAAATAGGCCTTGCCGGGCAGCTCCGGCGGCGTGGCCGCCGACTGCGCGGACGCCTCCGCCGCGAGCGCCTTCTGCAACTGCTGCCAGCGCTTCTCGGTACGGAAATACGCGGGCTCCACCAGCGCGATGCCCTGTTCCCGCGCGAACGCCTCCGCACCCTCCCCCACCATCATCACGTGGCGCGAGCGCTCCATGATCGAGCGTGCCAGCAGGATCGGGTTCTTCACCCGACGCAGGCCCGCAGCCGCCCCGGCCTGGCCGCTGGCGCCATCCATGATCGAGGTGTCGAGCTCGTTGCGACCGTCGTGGGTGAACACCGCGCCGCGTCCGGCATTGAACTGCGGCGTATCCTCGAGCACGGTGATCGCGGCGGTCACCGCGTCGAGCGCGGGTTTGCCCGATCGCAGCTGCGCGTGGCCCGCGCGCAGCGCCGCGGCCAGTGCGTCGCGCGCGGCTTGCTCTTCTTCCGCCGTGATGTCGTCGCGGTCGACGCCCGCGCCGCCGTGGATCACCAGCACCGGTGCGTCCAGCGCCACCAGCACGCCGTCGCGCACCGCGTAAGCACGCGTGGACGCGGGTCGCTCGATCCGCCCCGACGGCAGGTGCAGCACCGAATCGACGCCGACGCCCGCCACCTCGATCCGCTCCACACGCATCGGCTGGCTGTCCTGCTGCCCGCGTGCGAACCCGCCGCGCACCACGGTCGCGCCCGCGCCCGGCGCGGTGGCGAACACGCGCGCGCGGCCGTCGCCATCGACCGCCATCGCGGCGTCCTCGTCGACACCCAGGCCCAGCAAGGCGCGCCCGTTCGACAGCGTCTCGGCCTTGGCCAAGAAGGCGAGCAGGCGGCCGAGGCGGTCGCGTTCGCGGAAGTGGGTATCGGTTATGACGCCCTCGAGTGCGTCGATGTGCAGGAAGCCGGTCTCGATGGTGTTGGCCTCGCCCAGCGGGTCGGCCAGCGCGCGCGGGCTGACCTGGCTGCCGCCGTCCATCGCGCCGTACAGGAATTCGCCGAGGATCGCGAGCCCTGCGCTGGTGCCGCCGAGCGGCTTGCCGGCGCGCACGTGGGCGTCCAGCGCCTCGGCCACCGGCGTGCCTTTCCAGTAGCGCACGTAGCGCGACTGGTCGCCGCCGGCGATGAAGATGCCGTCGGCCTTGCGCAGGCTGGCGAGGACGGCGGGATCGTGCGCGGCGTCGCGACCGGAGAACACGAAGGTCTCGACCGACGCCACGCCGCCGACCTCGTCGTGGAACTCTTCGCCGATCTCGCCGCCCATCGACGCGCGCAGCACCACCACGTGGCCGTTGCCGGCCTTGCCCAGGAACCAGCGCAGCGCATCGTGGTTGCGGTCGCCGCCGCCCATCAGCAGCAGGCCCGGCGCGGGCGTGCCCGGCCTGGGCAGCGCGGGATCGCCAATGAGGTGGCGCTGGAAGTCCGCCGCGCGCGAAGGTGCCGCATGCAGCACCAGCAGGGAGGCCGCCAGCAGCAGCATCGATCCGATCGCGCGTGTCGTCATCGTGGTCCTTCGTCCCGTTCGCGGGCCCGTGCGGGAGGAGGACGAACAGTGGCGGCAAATCCCCCGCCCGGCAACCACCGGCCGCGATCGGCTATGGTGCCGGCCATGCCCAAGGCGCTGGACGACTGGTTCATCCGCGAGATCCTCGTCCACGAGGCGCCGCTGATGCACTACCTGTTGCGCTCCGCGCCCCGCCGCGAGGAGGCGAGCGACCTGCGCCAGGAGGTCTACGCGCGCGTCTACGAGGCCGCGGGCAAGGCGCTGCCGCAGCAGCCGAAGGCCTTCCTGTTCGCCACCGCGCGGCACCTGCTGGCCGACCGCGCGCGCCGCGCCAAGGTGGTCTCGATCGAGCCAGTGGGTGATTTCGAGCCCTTGCACGTCCTGGTAGACGACGTGTCGCCGGAACGGTGGTGCGGCGGACGCCAGGTGCTCATGCGCCTGGCCGACGCCTTCGACCGCTTGCCGGACCGCTGCCGCGAGGTCGTGTGGCTGCGGCGCGTCGAACACCTGTCGCAACGGGAAGTGGCCCAGCGGCTCGGCATCAGCGAGAAGACCGTGGAAAAACACATCGCCAAGGGCATGCGCCTGATCGCCGGATCCTTCTACGGCGGCGACGACGTGCCGCGGCCCGCGGCGCGCGGCCGGCCACCGGTGGACGCGGATGGACAGCAGCAGGCCGACTGAGGCCGTGCCCACGCGCAGCGAGCAGATCGAGCGCGTTGCGGCGGAGTGGCTGGCGCGTCGCGATGGCGGGGCCTCGGGCGACGGCGACGATGCCGCACTCGAGGCCTGGCTGGCGCAGGACGTGGCGCACCGGGTCGCGTACCTGCGCCTGCAGGCGGCCTGGGAGCACACCGGGCGGCTGGATGCGCTGGGCGCCGGGCTGCGCGGGGCGGGGGTGCCGCCACGCGGGTTCTGGGGATCGCATGCGGGCGACGAGGTCCGGCCACGTCCCGACCCCGCCGCCGCACTCGATGGCTTTGCGTTCGCGGCGCGTCGGCCGCGCGGCGGATCGCGCGGCCGTTTCGCGGCGGTCGCCGCGCTTGCGGCCTGCGCGCTGGCGGTGGGCTGGGGTTGGCACGCGTTCGCGCCGGTCGAAGCGGTCTCGCATGCCACCACGCTCGGCGTCGTGCGCACGGTGCCGCTGGCGGACGGTTCGAGCACGACCCTGGCCAGCGACAGCCGCATCGACGTGCGCCTGTCCCGGCGCGAGCGCCGCATCGACCTGCACCGGGGCGAAGCCTACTTCGAGGCGGCGAAGGATCCGGGGCGGCCCTTCGTGGTCGATGCCGGCGAGCGGCGGGTTGTGGCGGTGGGCACGCGGTTCTCGGTGCGTCGCGACGGTCCGGACCTGCGCGTGGTGGTCACCGAGGGCATGGTGCGACTGGAATCGGACCCGGTGGCGGGTCAGGCGCGTCCGCCGACGCTGCTGCCCGCCGGCAGCGTGGCGATCGCCCGACGCGACGGGGTGCTGGTGCGCTCGATGCCGCTGGCCGAGGCCGCGC contains:
- the aceA gene encoding isocitrate lyase yields the protein MSTQKQQITELQQQWNTDPRWAGIERPYSAGDVVRLRGSLQPEHTLARRGAEKLWTLVNGGAKKGYVNAFGAISAGQAMQQAKAGLEAVYLSGWQVAADGNTSETMYPDQSLYAYDSVPTMVRRINNTFQRADEIQWKAICDGKMKEEDAIDFFLPIVADGEAGFGGVLNAFELMKNMIGAGAAAVHFEDQLAAVKKCGHMGGKVLVPTQEAIQKLVSARLAADVLGVPTVVLARTDAEAATLLTSDFDANDRPFVTGTRTAEGFYKVKNGLEQAISRGVAYAPYADLVWCETGTPDIGFAREFAQAVHAKHPGKLLSYNCSPSFNWKKNLDDRQIASFQDELSALGYKYQFITLAGIHINWFNTFRFAHDYARGEGMRHYVEQVQEPEFAARDKGYTFVSHQQEVGAGYFDDVTTVIQGGSSSVTALKGSTEEEQFERSHAAAA
- the aceB gene encoding malate synthase A — protein: MEPAMSAVLKPSRIAPGIELSDPAAVADLLDDGAQAFLAELHRRFEPARQACLAERRRRQAGFDAGALPDFREDTRAIRDGNWRVAPVPAALLDRRVEITGPVDPKMVINALNSGANCYMADFEDSTAPTWDNLVAGQRALRAAIAGTLEFTADNGKRYALRPEDERAVLIVRPRGWHLDEKHVLVDAGPDQGGRGQRMSAALFDLGLFAWLNATALAAKDRGPYFYLPKLQSMEEAALWNEVLTHIEHELGLPQGQMKVTVLIETLPAAFEMDEILHALRGRIVGLNCGRWDYIFSYIKTLRAHRDRVLPERSQVTMTQPFLKSYSELLIQTCHRRGAHAMGGMAAQIPIGNDEEANEQALARVRADKLREVTAGHDGTWVAHPALIPLAREVFDERMPGPHQQHLGREEVIVTGRDLLVPSLGTITRIGFENNVEVCVRYLAAWLDGNGCVPIHWLMEDAATAEIARTQLWQWLHAADGGNTPLHLHDGTVIDEALFDRVLLNLPSRLAGQPIPGAGRVQEAIALLEELTHRATLEEFLTLPAYERI
- a CDS encoding LysR family transcriptional regulator gives rise to the protein MPSNGNAPPRFAYKADRLKPLRAFCQTVRLGSVSRAAEALYVSQPAVTLQLQALERELGEKLFERSGRRLAPTRAGEALYELARPLVDGIDTLPTAFRSQLKGMDAGELNIAANSSTILYLLPRIVERFRQHHADVRLSLHNTVSADGTDLLRADAVDLVVGSMHDVPADLVYEPLHRFEQRLVLPPGHPLADKADLTLADIGRYGLILPPKRQITWRLVDLVFQQNRVPYTVALEVGGWEVIKQYVAMGMGISILSSICLTEADRGRLVTRPLDAFFPARSYGVVMRKGKLPSPQARAFMDLIQPDLFVRRDYYDSGHSER
- a CDS encoding T6SS phospholipase effector Tle1-like catalytic domain-containing protein; protein product: MFKDAPENHTNVAHIYRQANDLRRQGVDSIRAGYVEGVGTQGGLAGTRDLISGRTYTARLEEMYLQFLTEAARWIEKNPDADIRLASIGFSRGAEQAAGFTRLVEERGIQDPEGAKVVRGRDGLIDRVEFTKPPLREPGTVVQAIGLFDPVGTGVPRDHDRRPAASVVSGFQITADDERRNLFQGTRITDMGTTFDGRFLNVLVAGAHSDIGGGYQQNGLSIRSGNLMIDYLNALSDQPFLVKRPEPVEPALNVIHRSEQHQFFYRTSEFDRDGTRVHQEELAPPPLCRIDCRDAEPRNEALAAGLAWQRVAIAPVPGLEAGQSTSIDQRAMVDRLLQAAQRDDGPAIGLLSRDFLHGEAGQAWLAAGQARLREEDQTRNEVHGRAPAPLEMPR
- a CDS encoding isoaspartyl peptidase/L-asparaginase family protein, with protein sequence MRDGVLVALDAPVLVIHGGAGVDRDDITAEEEQAARDALAAALRAGHAQLRSGKPALDAVTAAITVLEDTPQFNAGRGAVFTHDGRNELDTSIMDGASGQAGAAAGLRRVKNPILLARSIMERSRHVMMVGEGAEAFAREQGIALVEPAYFRTEKRWQQLQKALAAEASAQSAATPPELPGKAYFGTVGALALDAQGHLAAGTSTGGMTNKRYGRVGDAPIIGAGTWADARCAVSGTGWGEFYIRAAAAHEICARVRLTGTPLRRAADAVINEDIPAAGGDGGAIALGADGNVAFPFNSPGMYRGWIGADGVPHVAIWPEEALPTP
- a CDS encoding RNA polymerase sigma factor, coding for MPKALDDWFIREILVHEAPLMHYLLRSAPRREEASDLRQEVYARVYEAAGKALPQQPKAFLFATARHLLADRARRAKVVSIEPVGDFEPLHVLVDDVSPERWCGGRQVLMRLADAFDRLPDRCREVVWLRRVEHLSQREVAQRLGISEKTVEKHIAKGMRLIAGSFYGGDDVPRPAARGRPPVDADGQQQAD
- a CDS encoding FecR family protein, with product MPTRSEQIERVAAEWLARRDGGASGDGDDAALEAWLAQDVAHRVAYLRLQAAWEHTGRLDALGAGLRGAGVPPRGFWGSHAGDEVRPRPDPAAALDGFAFAARRPRGGSRGRFAAVAALAACALAVGWGWHAFAPVEAVSHATTLGVVRTVPLADGSSTTLASDSRIDVRLSRRERRIDLHRGEAYFEAAKDPGRPFVVDAGERRVVAVGTRFSVRRDGPDLRVVVTEGMVRLESDPVAGQARPPTLLPAGSVAIARRDGVLVRSMPLAEAARLVDWRSGLLLFRDTPLAEAADEFNRYNARKIVIGDPAVGDLRIGGSFRWENAEGFVRLLEQGFPVRAEYRSDRIVLHSP